Proteins encoded by one window of Chaetodon trifascialis isolate fChaTrf1 chromosome 15, fChaTrf1.hap1, whole genome shotgun sequence:
- the rhbdf1a gene encoding inactive rhomboid protein 1 isoform X2, whose amino-acid sequence MAEPRRESTSSLQRKKPPWLRLDIPTAQMSLDEPPTFVQPVKRQGFLRSISMPVETSHLQSPPRDLFDTRRPVLQRQSSITQTIKRGTADWFGVSKDGDATQKWQRKSLRHCSLRYGKLKPQVIREMDLPSQDNISLTSTETPPPLYVPSSQHGMQKIVDPLARGRAFRMVEEVDGYSVPQTPITPGAASLCSFTSSRSGLNRLPRRRKRESVAKMSFRAAAALVKGRSLRESTLRRAQRRSFTPASFMEEDMVDFPDELDTSFFARDILMQEELSTFADEVFESPSEAAMKEAEPSSKKDETELTGSALDKTELERSHLMLPLERGWRKAKEGTPGPPKVPLRQEVVSVTGQRRGQRIVVPVKKLFAREKRPYGLGMVGKLTNRTYRKRIDSYVKRQIEDMDDHRPFFTYWITFVHLLITILAVCIYGIAPVGFSQHETVDSVLRNKGVYENVKFVQQENFWIGPGSESLIHLGAKYSPCMRQDKQVHDLIREKRAIERNSACCVRNDRSGCVQTSEEECSSTLAVWVKWPRHSSTPQLNGKDRQYGSVCHQDPRICLEPASVSPHEWPDDITKWPICTRYNTGNHTNLPHIDCTITGRPCCIGTKGRCEITSREYCDFMKGYFHEEATLCSQVHCMDDVCGLLPFLNPEIPDQFYRLWLSLFLHAGILHCLVSVAFQMTILRDLEKLAGWLRISIIYILSGITGNLASAIFLPYRAEVGPAGSQFGILACLFVELFQSWQILAQPWRAFTKLLCVVLFLFAFGLLPWIDNFAHICGFISGFFLSFAFLPYISFGRMDLYRKRCQIIVFLLVFVGLFSGLVVLFYVYPIKCEWCELLTCIPFTDKFCEKYDLNAHLH is encoded by the exons ATGGCTGAACCACGGCGGGAGAGCaccagcagcctgcagaggaagaaaccTCCCTGGCTCAGACTGGACATTCCCACGGCTCAGATGTCACTGGACGAGCCTCCCACTTTTGTTCAG CCGGTGAAGAGGCAGGGGTTCCTGCGCAGTATCAGCATGCCAGTGGAGACCTCTCACCTCCAGTCCCCACCCCGCGACCTTTTTGACACCCGGCGGCCTGTGTTACAACGCCAGTCATCCATTACTCAGACCATAAAGAG GGGAACAGCAGACTGGTTTGGGGTCAGTAAAGATGGCGATGCTACCCAGAAATGGCAGAGGAAAAGCCTGCGCCACTGCAGCCTGCGCTACGGAAAGCTGAAACCACAGGTGATCCGAGAGATGGATCTGCCCAGCCAGGACAACATCTCCTTAACCAGCACTGAGACCCCACCTCCTCTCTATGTCCCCTCCTCACAGCACGGCATGCAAAAG ATTGTGGACCCACTGGCACGAGGTCGAGCCTTTCGtatggtggaggaggtggatggCTACAGTGTGCCTCAGACCCCCATCACCCCCGGAGCCGCCTCGCTTTGCTCCTTCACCAGCTCCCGCTCAGGTCTCAACCGACTGCCTCGCCGACGGAAGAGGGAGTCTGTGGCAAAGATGAGtttcagggctgcagcagcGCTCGTCAAA ggaCGCTCATTACGGGAGAGCACTCTGAGACGGGCCCAAAGACGCAGCTTCACCCCTGCCAGCTTCATGGAGGAGGACATGGTGGACTTCCCTGATGAACTGGACACATCTTTCTTTGCCAGA GATATTCTGATGCAGGAAGAATTATCCACGTTTGCAGACGAGGTGTTTGAGTCTCCGTCTGAGGCGGCCATGAAAGAGGCCGAGCCAAGCAGCAAGAAGGATGAGACGGAGCTGACAGGCAGTGCCCTAGATAAGACGGAGCTGGAGAGAAGTCACCTCATGCT ACCTCTTGAGCGAGGGTGGCGTAAAGCCAAAGAAGGAACTCCAGGACCACCAAAGGTGCCCTTGCGGCAGGAGGTGGTGAGTGTTACCGGACAGCGGCGTGGGCAGCGCATCGTTGTACCTGTCAAGAAGCTATTTGCCCGAGAGAAGAGGCCTTATGGACTGGGCATGGTAGGGAAGCTAACAAACCGCACCTACCGCAAGCGCATTGACAGCTACGTCAAGAGGCAGATCGAGGACATGGATGACCATAG GCCTTTTTTTACATACTGGATCACCTTTGTCCATTTGCTCATCACTATTCTGGCCGTATGCATCTACGGTATTGCACCAGTGGGCTTCTCCCAGCATGAAACGGTTGATTCT GTTTTAAGAAACAAAGGTGTGTATGAAAATGTCAAGTTTGTACAGCAGGAGAACTTTTGGATCGGGCCGGGTTCG GAATCTCTGATCCACTTGGGGGCCAAATACTCTCCATGCATGCGGCAGGACAAGCAGGTGCATGATCTTATCAGGGAAAAGAGAGCTATCGAACGCAACTCTGCCTGCTGCGTGCGGAACGATCGCTCCGGCTGTGTCCAAACCTCAGAGGAAGAATGCTCG AGTACTCTTGCTGTGTGGGTAAAGTGGCCAAGGCATTCCAGCACTCCCCAGTTAAATGGTAAAGACAGACAGTATGGCTCTGTGTGCCATCAGGATCCCAG GATATGTCTAGAGCCTGCCTCAGTATCACCTCATGAATGGCCCGATGACATCACCAAGTGGCCG ATTTGCACCAGGTACAACACAGGGAACCACACCAACCTGCCTCACATAGACTGTACCATCACAGGCCGACCCTGCTGCATTGGAACCAAAGGGAG GTGTGAAATCACATCCCGGGAATATTGTGACTTCATGAAGGGCTACTTTCATGAGGAGGCTACTCTCTGCTCTCAA GTGCACTGCATGGATGACGTATGTGGACTGTTGCCTTTCCTCAACCCTGAGATCCCAGATCAGTTTTACAGGCTCTGGCTCTCACTTTTCCTGCATGCTGG GATCCTTCACTGCCTGGTGTCGGTGGCTTTCCAGATGACCATCCTGAGGGATCTGGAGAAGCTGGCGGGCTGGCTGCGCATCTCAATCATTTACATCCTCAGTGGCATCACTGGCAACTTAGCTTCAGCCATCTTCTTGCCCTACAGAGCGGAG gTGGGGCCAGCTGGCTCTCAGTTCGGGATCCTGGCCTGCCTGTTCGTGGAGTTGTTTCAGAGCTGGCAGATCCTTGCCCAGCCCTGGAGAGCCTTCAccaagctgctgtgtgtggtgCTCTTCCTCTTTGCCTTTGGGCTGTTGCCCTGGATCGACAATTTTGCCCACATTTGTGGCTTCATCTCTGGCTTCTTCCTGTCCTTCGCCTTCTTACCCTACATCAGCTTTGGCCGCATGGACCTGTACCGCAAACGCTGTCAGATCATCGTTTTCCTGCTGGTGTTTGTCGGGCTCTTTTCAGGCCTCGTGGTGCTCTTCTACGTCTACCCAATCAAGTGTGAATGGTGCGAGTTGCTCACCTGCATCCCTTTCACGGACAAATTCTGCGAGAAGTACGACCTCAACGCTCACCTCCACTGA
- the rhbdf1a gene encoding inactive rhomboid protein 1 isoform X1 has translation MAEPRRESTSSLQRKKPPWLRLDIPTAQMSLDEPPTFVQPVKRQGFLRSISMPVETSHLQSPPRDLFDTRRPVLQRQSSITQTIKSSRRVHFERINTVPIKGQRAARRSTRKHHSLSRTLLRGTADWFGVSKDGDATQKWQRKSLRHCSLRYGKLKPQVIREMDLPSQDNISLTSTETPPPLYVPSSQHGMQKIVDPLARGRAFRMVEEVDGYSVPQTPITPGAASLCSFTSSRSGLNRLPRRRKRESVAKMSFRAAAALVKGRSLRESTLRRAQRRSFTPASFMEEDMVDFPDELDTSFFARDILMQEELSTFADEVFESPSEAAMKEAEPSSKKDETELTGSALDKTELERSHLMLPLERGWRKAKEGTPGPPKVPLRQEVVSVTGQRRGQRIVVPVKKLFAREKRPYGLGMVGKLTNRTYRKRIDSYVKRQIEDMDDHRPFFTYWITFVHLLITILAVCIYGIAPVGFSQHETVDSVLRNKGVYENVKFVQQENFWIGPGSESLIHLGAKYSPCMRQDKQVHDLIREKRAIERNSACCVRNDRSGCVQTSEEECSSTLAVWVKWPRHSSTPQLNGKDRQYGSVCHQDPRICLEPASVSPHEWPDDITKWPICTRYNTGNHTNLPHIDCTITGRPCCIGTKGRCEITSREYCDFMKGYFHEEATLCSQVHCMDDVCGLLPFLNPEIPDQFYRLWLSLFLHAGILHCLVSVAFQMTILRDLEKLAGWLRISIIYILSGITGNLASAIFLPYRAEVGPAGSQFGILACLFVELFQSWQILAQPWRAFTKLLCVVLFLFAFGLLPWIDNFAHICGFISGFFLSFAFLPYISFGRMDLYRKRCQIIVFLLVFVGLFSGLVVLFYVYPIKCEWCELLTCIPFTDKFCEKYDLNAHLH, from the exons ATGGCTGAACCACGGCGGGAGAGCaccagcagcctgcagaggaagaaaccTCCCTGGCTCAGACTGGACATTCCCACGGCTCAGATGTCACTGGACGAGCCTCCCACTTTTGTTCAG CCGGTGAAGAGGCAGGGGTTCCTGCGCAGTATCAGCATGCCAGTGGAGACCTCTCACCTCCAGTCCCCACCCCGCGACCTTTTTGACACCCGGCGGCCTGTGTTACAACGCCAGTCATCCATTACTCAGACCATAAAGAG cagcagaagggTGCACTTTGAGCGGATTAACACGGTGCCCATTAAGGGGCAGCGGGCTGCTCGCCGCAGCACCAGGAAACACCACTCACTCTCCAGAACCCTGCTCAG GGGAACAGCAGACTGGTTTGGGGTCAGTAAAGATGGCGATGCTACCCAGAAATGGCAGAGGAAAAGCCTGCGCCACTGCAGCCTGCGCTACGGAAAGCTGAAACCACAGGTGATCCGAGAGATGGATCTGCCCAGCCAGGACAACATCTCCTTAACCAGCACTGAGACCCCACCTCCTCTCTATGTCCCCTCCTCACAGCACGGCATGCAAAAG ATTGTGGACCCACTGGCACGAGGTCGAGCCTTTCGtatggtggaggaggtggatggCTACAGTGTGCCTCAGACCCCCATCACCCCCGGAGCCGCCTCGCTTTGCTCCTTCACCAGCTCCCGCTCAGGTCTCAACCGACTGCCTCGCCGACGGAAGAGGGAGTCTGTGGCAAAGATGAGtttcagggctgcagcagcGCTCGTCAAA ggaCGCTCATTACGGGAGAGCACTCTGAGACGGGCCCAAAGACGCAGCTTCACCCCTGCCAGCTTCATGGAGGAGGACATGGTGGACTTCCCTGATGAACTGGACACATCTTTCTTTGCCAGA GATATTCTGATGCAGGAAGAATTATCCACGTTTGCAGACGAGGTGTTTGAGTCTCCGTCTGAGGCGGCCATGAAAGAGGCCGAGCCAAGCAGCAAGAAGGATGAGACGGAGCTGACAGGCAGTGCCCTAGATAAGACGGAGCTGGAGAGAAGTCACCTCATGCT ACCTCTTGAGCGAGGGTGGCGTAAAGCCAAAGAAGGAACTCCAGGACCACCAAAGGTGCCCTTGCGGCAGGAGGTGGTGAGTGTTACCGGACAGCGGCGTGGGCAGCGCATCGTTGTACCTGTCAAGAAGCTATTTGCCCGAGAGAAGAGGCCTTATGGACTGGGCATGGTAGGGAAGCTAACAAACCGCACCTACCGCAAGCGCATTGACAGCTACGTCAAGAGGCAGATCGAGGACATGGATGACCATAG GCCTTTTTTTACATACTGGATCACCTTTGTCCATTTGCTCATCACTATTCTGGCCGTATGCATCTACGGTATTGCACCAGTGGGCTTCTCCCAGCATGAAACGGTTGATTCT GTTTTAAGAAACAAAGGTGTGTATGAAAATGTCAAGTTTGTACAGCAGGAGAACTTTTGGATCGGGCCGGGTTCG GAATCTCTGATCCACTTGGGGGCCAAATACTCTCCATGCATGCGGCAGGACAAGCAGGTGCATGATCTTATCAGGGAAAAGAGAGCTATCGAACGCAACTCTGCCTGCTGCGTGCGGAACGATCGCTCCGGCTGTGTCCAAACCTCAGAGGAAGAATGCTCG AGTACTCTTGCTGTGTGGGTAAAGTGGCCAAGGCATTCCAGCACTCCCCAGTTAAATGGTAAAGACAGACAGTATGGCTCTGTGTGCCATCAGGATCCCAG GATATGTCTAGAGCCTGCCTCAGTATCACCTCATGAATGGCCCGATGACATCACCAAGTGGCCG ATTTGCACCAGGTACAACACAGGGAACCACACCAACCTGCCTCACATAGACTGTACCATCACAGGCCGACCCTGCTGCATTGGAACCAAAGGGAG GTGTGAAATCACATCCCGGGAATATTGTGACTTCATGAAGGGCTACTTTCATGAGGAGGCTACTCTCTGCTCTCAA GTGCACTGCATGGATGACGTATGTGGACTGTTGCCTTTCCTCAACCCTGAGATCCCAGATCAGTTTTACAGGCTCTGGCTCTCACTTTTCCTGCATGCTGG GATCCTTCACTGCCTGGTGTCGGTGGCTTTCCAGATGACCATCCTGAGGGATCTGGAGAAGCTGGCGGGCTGGCTGCGCATCTCAATCATTTACATCCTCAGTGGCATCACTGGCAACTTAGCTTCAGCCATCTTCTTGCCCTACAGAGCGGAG gTGGGGCCAGCTGGCTCTCAGTTCGGGATCCTGGCCTGCCTGTTCGTGGAGTTGTTTCAGAGCTGGCAGATCCTTGCCCAGCCCTGGAGAGCCTTCAccaagctgctgtgtgtggtgCTCTTCCTCTTTGCCTTTGGGCTGTTGCCCTGGATCGACAATTTTGCCCACATTTGTGGCTTCATCTCTGGCTTCTTCCTGTCCTTCGCCTTCTTACCCTACATCAGCTTTGGCCGCATGGACCTGTACCGCAAACGCTGTCAGATCATCGTTTTCCTGCTGGTGTTTGTCGGGCTCTTTTCAGGCCTCGTGGTGCTCTTCTACGTCTACCCAATCAAGTGTGAATGGTGCGAGTTGCTCACCTGCATCCCTTTCACGGACAAATTCTGCGAGAAGTACGACCTCAACGCTCACCTCCACTGA
- the aanat2 gene encoding arylalkylamine N-acetyltransferase 2, with product MQVSGSPFLKPFFLKTPVSVVSPLRQRRHTLPASEFRNLTPQDAISVFEIEREAFVSVSGECPLTLDEVLNFLGQCPELSLGWFEEGQLVAFIIGSGWGKERLSQEAMTQHVPNTPTVHIHVLSVHRHCRQQGKGSILLWRYLQYLRCVPGLRRALLICEDFLVPFYLKAGFKEKGPSAISVSNMHFQEMEYMVGGQAYTRRNSGC from the exons ATGCAGGTCAGTGGCTCACCGTTCCTCAAGCCCTTCTTTCTGAAGACGCCGGTCAGCGTGGTCAGCCCCCTGCGACAGAGACGACACACACTCCCTGCCAGCGAGTTCAGGAACCTCACGCCGCAGGACGCCATCAGTGTGTTCGAGATTGAGAGAGAAG catttgtctctgtgtctggaGAGTGTCCACTTACCCTGGATGAAGTGCTTAACTTCCTGGGTCAGTGCCCTGAGCTGTCGCTGGGTTGGTTTGAGGAGGGACAGCTGGTAGCTTTCATCATTGGCTCTGGCTGGGGCAAAGAGAGGCTTTCACAG GAGGCGATGACTCAGCATGTCCCAAACACCCCCACTGTGCACATCCACGTGCTGTCAGTTCACCGTCACTGTCGCCAGCAAGGCAAAGGCTCCATCCTGCTGTGGCGCTACCTGCAGTACCTGCGCTGTGTGCCAGGCCTCCGCCGAGCTCTGCTGATTTGCGAAGACTTCCTGGTGCCCTTCTACCTCAAGGCCGGCTTCAAGGAGAAAGGGCCATCAGCCATCTCCGTCTCCAACATGCATTTCCAAGAGATGGAGTACATGGTCGGCGGGCAGGCGTACACACGGCGGAACAGTGGCTGCTAG